The genomic segment ATTTTCAATTTGCAGCCCGCTAAACCAGTCCACCCATTGCCCCGAGAGGTGGCCTTTCACCTGAATTTGACAATAGATTGGCTCGGTCACAATTATCCCTTTCTGAGTGACCAGTTTAAGGCAAAAGTGGGTGGAGTGTCATCCCCCAAAGGATGGATAGAAGGAATGGAAAACAGGTGGAGAGCAAAAATAAGCCGGGGTCGGGGTCAGAAAAATAAAGGGGTTCCGACAATTTTTGAACTCCTCTGGAATGAGGAGAGAATCATCCCTTCCATTTGGCCAGCACTTTTTCCACAAAAGCGCCCTTGCTTTCACTATACCTGGCCCGGTCGTTTTTGTATTTTGTGGATAGGGTGCGCTTCAATTCGCGGTATTCTTGCCGCAATTGCGGGTCGGCCCGCAAGGCATTGCGGAAGCCCAGGTGATCGGCCAGGGATTGGCTGCCGGCGGCCACAATATGCAGGTGATGCGTGCGAGGGACGCCCTTGCGAAAAAAACGGCGGTCGGTGTTTTGGGGATAATCAACAAAGGTGTAGCCAAGAGTTTGCAGCGGGGCAATACAGCGGGCCGCGTCGGCCAGGTGAGCCACCACCACCATTGTATCAATAACGGGTTTAGCCTCTAGCCCGGGCACGGCCGTGCTGCCGATGTGCTGAATCTCCAGGGCCAGGTTGCCCAGGGCGGCGGCAATTTTAGCTCTTTCGGCCTCAAATTGCGCAGGCCAGCTGGGATTGTAGGGAACCAGTTCAACAGCCTCGCGGAGATTTTGCCAGATCATCTCGGCCACTTGCGCGGCATCCAGGCCGGTAGTGTCAATCACAAAACCCATATCGCCGCGAGCGGCGGCCCGGGTTTGAATATCAACCAGCTCCTGGTAGCGCCGTAAATACCAGCGCAAATTGGCATCTGATTCCTGCTCGCGTTTGCGGATACGGGCCTCGATTTCTTCAGTTGAGGCGGTCAGGCGAAAGGCGTAAATCTCATCATCCAAATCCGACAACAAATGGCGCACTTCGGCCAGCGACTCCGGCGTTTCAAAAACGTAGTTAAGCACAAAGTTATGATAGTCGCCCTGCGCAAGGTGGTAGGCAATCAGGTGGTGAAAAGTGTGGTAAAGGTAAGCTATGCGCGCGTCGTCATAGATCTCAAAGGGATGCACTGCGCCCAGGTAATCCCCGTCCAGCATCACCGCCCGGTCAAAGCGGCTGTTCAATTCCCAGGCCACCGAGGTTTTGCCAATGCCGCACGGGCCGTTGATGATAACGATCATGGGGTAACTTTTACCTTACTTGCTTAACCCTTTTTAGTTTACGGCCAGTTTGGCCACCGTCACCCCTTCGCCGCCTTCGCCCTCATCGCCGGGGCGATAAGATGAAACCTGGGGGTGATCGCTCAAGGTTTGCCGGACCACCTGACGCAGC from the Anaerolineae bacterium genome contains:
- a CDS encoding GrpB family protein; amino-acid sequence: MIVIINGPCGIGKTSVAWELNSRFDRAVMLDGDYLGAVHPFEIYDDARIAYLYHTFHHLIAYHLAQGDYHNFVLNYVFETPESLAEVRHLLSDLDDEIYAFRLTASTEEIEARIRKREQESDANLRWYLRRYQELVDIQTRAAARGDMGFVIDTTGLDAAQVAEMIWQNLREAVELVPYNPSWPAQFEAERAKIAAALGNLALEIQHIGSTAVPGLEAKPVIDTMVVVAHLADAARCIAPLQTLGYTFVDYPQNTDRRFFRKGVPRTHHLHIVAAGSQSLADHLGFRNALRADPQLRQEYRELKRTLSTKYKNDRARYSESKGAFVEKVLAKWKG